The proteins below are encoded in one region of Syntrophotalea carbinolica DSM 2380:
- a CDS encoding phosphatase PAP2 family protein, translated as MSGPVVHKRLVAGYAHYVTPLEAALMRRLYWLRDLRWVTAAFKLVSRLGDGPLWGGVGVSLLLLGGPAERSAVAAAAFAALLAIGVFSLLKRLIRRPRPFESWTDLSCLVLPPDRFSFPSGHTLTAFAMYGSLGGLLPALVPLLLTSAVLIGLSRVYLGAHYPTDVLVGGLLGTLLGRLVAWAWLGWFTSAAAVF; from the coding sequence ATGTCCGGTCCCGTCGTTCACAAGAGGTTGGTTGCCGGTTACGCCCATTACGTTACGCCACTGGAAGCCGCCCTGATGCGTCGGCTGTATTGGCTGCGGGATCTTCGCTGGGTCACTGCGGCTTTCAAGCTTGTCAGTCGGCTGGGCGATGGGCCTTTGTGGGGGGGCGTCGGCGTCAGTCTGTTGCTTCTCGGTGGCCCTGCGGAGCGCTCTGCCGTGGCCGCTGCCGCTTTTGCCGCTTTGTTGGCCATCGGTGTTTTCAGTCTCTTGAAACGTCTTATCCGGCGGCCACGTCCGTTTGAAAGCTGGACCGACCTGTCCTGTCTGGTCCTGCCACCGGATCGGTTTTCCTTTCCGTCCGGCCACACACTGACCGCCTTTGCCATGTACGGCAGCCTGGGGGGGCTGCTGCCGGCTTTGGTGCCGCTGCTGTTGACTTCGGCCGTTCTGATCGGACTGTCCCGGGTTTATCTGGGGGCTCACTATCCGACGGACGTGCTGGTCGGCGGCCTGCTCGGTACGCTGTTGGGTCGTTTGGTTGCCTGGGCCTGGCTCGGCTGGTTTACCAGCGCAGCTGCGGTGTTCTGA
- a CDS encoding glycosyltransferase family 4 protein — translation MSLRVTLISETYMPQINGVSRTLERLVAHCLQRGDQLQLMVPDYNVESEDPQGVERRSWRGLRLPFYKEICLPLVAARRLRRALQDFAPHVVHIATEGPLGWTALRVCRQLGLPVVSSYHTNFPQYLDSYRLGWLEAVAWRYLRWFHNATSATLCPTSTTRDMLVQRGFERVGVWGRGVDPRLFDTARRSVSVRRELGIGDNEVVAVYTGRLAAEKNLPLLMEAWRHRPADGPDRLLLIGDGPLRSNLEAKAPAGVVFAGYRWGEDLARCYAAGDLFVFPSITDTFGNVMLEAMASGLPVIGFDVAGPRDVIRHGETGLVIQDQTAGALAAAMARMTIMTQQRQHMSRMARSYAETQSWPHILEQVREQYRDVVPRVHSGKGRSGYEGQNPEH, via the coding sequence ATGTCTTTACGCGTGACCCTGATCTCCGAAACCTACATGCCGCAAATCAATGGGGTATCGCGTACCCTGGAGAGGTTGGTCGCTCATTGTCTGCAGCGCGGCGACCAGCTGCAGCTTATGGTCCCGGATTATAACGTCGAGAGTGAGGATCCTCAAGGCGTGGAGCGTCGCTCGTGGCGCGGGCTGCGACTGCCTTTTTACAAGGAGATTTGTCTGCCGCTGGTGGCGGCCCGTCGCTTGCGGCGTGCGTTGCAGGACTTTGCTCCCCATGTTGTACACATCGCCACTGAAGGTCCTCTGGGCTGGACGGCGTTACGAGTCTGCAGGCAACTCGGATTGCCGGTGGTGAGTTCCTACCACACCAACTTTCCGCAGTATCTGGACTCTTATCGGCTCGGCTGGCTTGAAGCCGTGGCCTGGCGTTATCTGCGCTGGTTTCATAACGCCACTTCCGCCACCTTGTGTCCTACGTCGACGACCCGCGACATGCTTGTTCAGCGCGGTTTTGAACGTGTCGGGGTATGGGGACGGGGAGTCGATCCCCGCTTGTTCGATACGGCCCGGCGCAGTGTTTCCGTGCGCCGCGAACTGGGGATCGGCGACAACGAAGTGGTGGCCGTTTATACCGGCCGTCTGGCCGCGGAAAAGAACCTCCCCTTGCTTATGGAAGCCTGGCGGCACCGGCCAGCCGATGGTCCCGACCGGTTGCTGTTGATTGGTGACGGGCCTTTGCGGAGCAATCTGGAGGCAAAGGCGCCGGCCGGCGTGGTGTTTGCCGGCTATCGCTGGGGCGAGGATCTCGCGCGTTGCTACGCCGCCGGTGATCTATTTGTCTTTCCATCGATAACCGATACCTTCGGTAACGTCATGTTGGAAGCCATGGCCTCCGGGTTACCCGTGATCGGTTTCGATGTTGCGGGGCCGCGTGACGTCATCCGTCACGGGGAGACCGGGCTGGTTATTCAGGATCAGACCGCCGGCGCTTTGGCAGCAGCCATGGCCCGTATGACAATCATGACGCAACAGCGGCAGCATATGAGCCGCATGGCCCGCAGCTATGCCGAAACGCAGAGCTGGCCTCATATTCTGGAGCAGGTTCGTGAGCAGTATCGGGATGTTGTGCCCCGAGTCCATAGCGGGAAAGGGCGTTCCGGATATGAAGGCCAAAATCCTGAACACTGA
- a CDS encoding lysophospholipid acyltransferase family protein, with amino-acid sequence MTQQNQYDPFDIPWPLAQNPLVKKVVMSPLERLLGVRQCRDIYRQLPAGDSPEDFCRAALEQLQVTGEPEGEGLEPVPCQGPAIVVANHPFGAVEGLVMLEALRRMRPDTKVLANSLLERIPQLREALIGVGILGGAQGTGVNIGPLRQAIRHVRDGGLLLIFPAGEVSHLQLQRREVADPPWQVSVGALIRHCRAPVLPVYIPGRNGMVFQLAGLMHPRLRTLLLGRMLLAHKGRPVRFRGGRLIPWSRLEQCADDRERIDYLRLRSYLLGAADSVGGPLNPSTDIEPMTVISPQPTELVAAEVSRLPQGQLLVRNGPMQVWQAEAGQIPYLLLEIGRLRELTFRAVGEGTGRSFDLDRFDQDYLHLFLWHSERQELVGAYRVGCCDTLLKRFGKQGLYTHTLFKFRRRLFDAIGPALELGRSFVRPEYQKSYSPLLLLWKGIGRFVVKNPQYRVLFGPVSISRDYSDLSRRLIAGTLQAELPLPQLSRLVKPRLPFHAKARIRGCSGELARTFCGSMDQVAPLVADIEVQQKGIPVLLRHYLNLGGKLLTFNRDPQFSDVLDGLILVDLLQTDRKTIQRYMGREEAEAFFTYQRLLSSQREALCA; translated from the coding sequence ATGACGCAGCAAAATCAGTACGATCCTTTCGATATTCCCTGGCCCCTGGCTCAAAACCCTCTGGTCAAAAAGGTTGTGATGTCTCCGCTGGAACGTTTGCTCGGCGTGCGGCAATGCCGGGATATTTATCGGCAGTTGCCTGCCGGGGACTCTCCCGAGGATTTTTGCCGGGCGGCGCTCGAGCAACTGCAGGTAACGGGAGAGCCGGAGGGGGAGGGGCTGGAACCGGTCCCATGCCAGGGTCCGGCCATTGTCGTGGCCAATCATCCTTTCGGCGCGGTCGAGGGGTTGGTCATGCTCGAGGCGCTGCGCCGAATGCGTCCGGATACCAAGGTGCTGGCCAACAGTCTGCTGGAGCGTATTCCCCAATTGCGCGAAGCCCTCATCGGGGTCGGCATTTTGGGCGGCGCGCAAGGCACCGGTGTCAATATCGGTCCTCTGCGCCAGGCCATCCGTCATGTGCGCGATGGCGGTTTGCTGCTGATCTTTCCGGCCGGCGAAGTATCCCACTTGCAGCTGCAGCGCCGCGAAGTGGCCGATCCTCCCTGGCAGGTTTCGGTGGGGGCTTTGATTCGTCACTGCCGGGCTCCTGTGCTCCCTGTATATATTCCGGGTCGCAACGGCATGGTATTCCAGCTGGCGGGGCTGATGCATCCGCGGCTACGCACATTGCTGCTGGGGCGCATGCTGTTGGCGCATAAAGGGCGTCCCGTCCGTTTCCGCGGCGGTCGTCTCATCCCCTGGTCGCGATTGGAACAGTGCGCCGACGATCGGGAACGGATCGATTACCTGCGTCTGCGAAGCTACCTTCTGGGCGCCGCCGATTCTGTCGGGGGGCCTTTGAATCCCTCCACCGATATCGAGCCGATGACCGTTATTTCGCCTCAGCCAACAGAGCTGGTGGCCGCTGAAGTATCCCGCTTACCTCAAGGGCAGCTGCTGGTTCGGAACGGTCCCATGCAGGTGTGGCAGGCTGAAGCCGGCCAGATTCCTTATCTGTTGCTGGAGATCGGTCGTTTGCGAGAACTGACCTTCCGGGCCGTAGGGGAGGGTACGGGGCGCTCCTTTGATCTGGACCGTTTCGATCAGGATTACCTGCATCTGTTCCTGTGGCATAGCGAACGACAGGAGTTGGTCGGCGCCTACCGTGTCGGCTGCTGCGATACGCTGCTGAAACGTTTCGGCAAGCAGGGGCTCTATACCCATACCCTGTTCAAATTTCGGCGTCGCCTGTTCGATGCCATAGGTCCGGCATTGGAGCTGGGACGTTCCTTTGTGCGGCCCGAGTACCAGAAAAGCTACTCCCCCTTGTTGCTGCTGTGGAAAGGCATCGGCCGCTTTGTGGTCAAGAACCCTCAATACCGGGTGTTGTTCGGCCCGGTCAGTATCTCCCGCGATTATAGCGATTTGTCCCGGCGCCTGATTGCCGGCACCCTGCAGGCCGAGTTGCCGTTGCCGCAACTCTCACGCCTGGTAAAACCTCGGCTACCGTTTCACGCCAAGGCGCGTATTCGCGGCTGCAGCGGGGAACTGGCCCGCACCTTTTGCGGCAGCATGGATCAGGTGGCACCGCTGGTGGCCGATATCGAAGTGCAGCAAAAAGGCATACCGGTTTTGCTGCGGCATTACCTGAATCTGGGGGGCAAACTGCTTACTTTCAATCGCGACCCGCAATTCAGCGATGTGCTGGACGGATTAATCCTGGTCGATCTGTTGCAGACCGATCGGAAAACCATCCAGCGTTACATGGGACGTGAAGAGGCCGAGGCCTTCTTCACCTATCAGCGGCTGCTAAGCAGTCAACGGGAGGCGTTGTGTGCCTGA